A genomic segment from Montipora foliosa isolate CH-2021 chromosome 9, ASM3666993v2, whole genome shotgun sequence encodes:
- the LOC137970352 gene encoding uncharacterized protein — MSDSSVYCNLCCRVIEKRNERVLISKGWKQFDVVTEIESLEISLRSTENKYVCRNCVAKLKKRRSLIEQTEKLEAELKSLSTSEESLALKRSGELLSDDHDAPTSKKACDGSDKGFPRMLTSSPVRPLQRTSPWPFSPVATSHPRQTLWSYEETVNVPEMQSGVQNAKAVDVSIKVKWPSKDAERKLPEDLESLGKMLARGTYKQIANAAWQNKSLKKELTELVQKDIEKECSHLCSKKDPSCLRKTSKDDMLSFSMEKLAVEIQERAPLFHSVLSAAAVNRKSKAKNPSPQAEFGAIGMAAAVCLRNRSQYMIAVQLLITDFLYHSNWLATLARLKTLRLTTSHTYLYKKLDEFGKDHKKSICDAVVHQGQYMGNNRCLDGAEQPQCPQVDSPDNGRKLVFDNLDYTQEVHWMTEGHQNIDCHYVTAMSTENRVSGNELSPVPPPHGVMGMENGKCVPSNLDNARQRDNYIKLVERIMVSNIPCLEYLSDVCTRHIPHKYRHEMTKKTDTTFLGMIYENENDADGILRVLQELHQFVPHHGDDENRMYGEQGVVGDQLSVERAVNGHCSLANGFTPEERLEGLHFEIADWHGGNKFLEVAFSNLYSGASAADKCTLFSDRNLVNRRNVKGDVTAAANACRRFFQLEVEARVIAAAIELLGMTSLEDEMPTKNLLPNPDGATSDAKKAYLRRIATLVVDSYIIDRHRNEKMRQSVAIIQYEAAARQQELTADGRFMCRAPGCRRTFAHDGKLRRDHEAGHRPPVVIDPPPPSLFVVDSVVNEEDRDDMLSYQKALLEYGMLILNFWDAISEGDGDRVVRCWKFFLLYLKHQGGASNKYALEALYLMFQIYALLSPQAAHRLIWNRSAKNKPGASGNIPLDLLLEFFNKFVKEAIKKLGPSATRKSLDRICHSVNVTSDLMLNFDNAMSVFKRSGRHVQKSVKGDLTKIVNELTTQKAFHHTPGRKYQHYANIKPSILSGFNMQKMFHWIEEHKKHMILHRRAR, encoded by the exons ATGTCTGATTCGTCCGTGTATTGTAATTTATGCTGTCGGGTCATCGAAAAGAGAAACGAAAGAGTGTTAATCTCAAAGGGATGGAAACAATTCGACGTCGTCACCGAGATTGAAAGTTTGGAAATATCTTTGCGATCGACCGAAAACAAGTACGTTTGCAGAAACTGTGTTGCGAAACTGAAAAAACGTCGATCACTTATCGAGCAAACAGAAAAATTGGAAGCAGAACTGAAAAGCCTTAGTACAAGCGAAGAATCGCTTGCACTCAAACGATCTGGAGAACTGCTAAGCGACGATCACGATGCTCCAACATCGAAAAAAGCCTGCGATGGATCTGACAAGGGTTTTCCCCGTATGCTTACTTCGTCTCCTGTTCGTCCGCTGCAAAGAACATCTCCGTGGCCGTTTTCACCAGTAGCGACTAGTCACCCACGTCAAACACTTTGGTCATACGAAGAAACAGTGAATGTTCCGGAAATGCAAAGCGGTGTTCAGAACGCAAAAGCAGTTGATGTGTCGATAAAAGTTAAATGGCCATCGAAAGATGCAGAGAGGAAATTGCCCGAAGACCTCGAATCGTTGGGCAAAATGCTCGCGCGGGGGACGTACAAACAAATCGCCAATGCTGCATGGCAGAACAAGAGCCTCAAGAAAGAGCTAACTGAGCTCGTGCAGAAGGATATAGAGAAAGAATGCTCCCACCTTTGTTCCAAGAAAGATCCAAGCTGCCTGAGAAAAACGAGTAAGGACGACATGTTATCGTTCAGCATGGAAAAACTGGCAGTGGAGATTCAGGAGAGGGCCCCGCTCTTTCATTCCGTCCTCTCGGCAGCCGCAGTAAACCGTAAGAGCAAGGCCAAAAATCCATCTCCTCAAGCTGAATTTGGGGCTATTGGAATGGCAGCTGCCGTATGCCTTCGCAACAGATCGCAATACATGATTGCAGTTCAGCTATTGATAACTGACTTCTTGTATCATTCAAATTGGTTg GCAACACTTGCAAGATTAAAAACTTTAAGATTAACAACAAGCCACACATATCTTTACAAAAAACTTGATGAGTTTGGTAAAGACCACAAGAAAAGCATTTGTGATGCTGTTGTCCACCAAGGGCAGTACATGGGCAATAACAGGTGTCTAGATGGTGCAGAACAACCTCAGTGCCCTCAAGTGGATTCACCAGACAATGGCCGAAAGCTTGTTTTCGACAATCTGGACTACACTCAAGAAGTGCACTGGATGACAGAGGGACATCAAAATATTGATTGCCATTATGTCACAGCAATGAGCACAGAGAACAGGGTGTCTGGAAATGAGCTCAGTCCTGTACCACCACCCCATGGAGTGATGGGGATGGAAAATGGAAAGTGTGTCCCATCGAACCTCGACAATGCTAGACAACGGGACAACTATATCAAGTTGGTAGAGAGGATCATGGTCAGCAACATTCCTTGCCTTGAATATCTGTCGGATGTGTGCACCAGACACATACCGCACAAATATCGTCatgaaatgacaaaaaaaactgACACA ACTTTTCTTGGTATGATCTATGAGAATGAAAATGATGCTGATGGGATTTTGCGAGTCCTCCAAGAATTGCACCAGTTCGTCCCACACCATGGTGATGATGAAAATCGTATGTATGGAGAGCAAGGAGTTGTCGGTGATCAGCTTAGTGTTGAGAGAGCAGTAAATGGACACTGCTCTCTAGCAAATGGCTTTACTCCAGAAGAAAGACTTGAGGGACTCCATTTCGAAATTGCTGACTGGCACGGAGGGAACAAGTTTTTGGAA GTTGCTTTTTCCAATCTTTACAGTGGTGCCTCAGCAGCTGACAAGTGCACCTTGTTTAGCGACAGAAACCTGGTGAACCGTAGGAATGTCAAGGGGGATGTCACTGCAGCAGCAAATGCCTGTCGTAGGTTCTTCCAGCTGGAGGTGGAGGCGCGCGTCATTGCTGCAGCCATTGAACTCCTTGGCATGACCAGTTTGGAGGACGAGATGCCGACCAAGAACCTACTACCCAATCCTGATGGTGCAACAAGTGATGCCAAAAAGGCCTACTTGAGACGAATAGCCACACTGGTTGTCGACAGTTATATAATAGATCGCCATAGAAATGAGAAGATGCGACAGTCAGTGGCTATTATTCAATATGAGGCTGCAGCCAGACAACAAGAGCTTACAGCAGATGGCAGGTTCATGTGCAGGGCCCCTGGTTGCAGAAGGACTTTTGCACATGATGGTAAACTGAGGAGAGACCATGAAGCAGGCCACAGACCCCCTGTTGTTATTGACCCCCCTCCACCTAGTTTATTTGTTGTTGACTCTGTTGTTAATGAAGAAGACAGAGATGATATGCTGTCATATCAGAAGGCCCTCCTAGAGTATGGAATGCTGATCCTAAACTTTTGGGATGCAATTTCTGAAGGTGATGGAGATCGTGTTGTACGTTGTTGGAAGTTCTTTCTGCTTTACCTGAAGCACCAGGGTGGAGCTTCCAATAAGTATGCTCTGGAAGCTTTGTACCTCATGTTCCAGATCTATGCTCTATTGAGTCCTCAAGCAGCTCACCGCCTTATCTGGAACCGGTCAGCAAAGAACAAGCCTGGTGCAAGTGGTAATATCCCTCTGGACCTACTTCTGGAGTTTTTCAACAAGTTTGTGAAAGAGGCCATAAAGAAGCTTGGTCCTAGTGCCACAAGGAAATCCCTAGATAGAATTTGCCATTCTGTTAATGTAACATCTGACCTCATGTTAAACTTTGACAATGCCATGTCTGTCTTCAAAAGATCAGGTAGACATGTTCAGAAGTCTGTGAAAGGAGATCTTACCAAGATTGTGAATGAGCTTACAACACAGAAAGCATTCCATCACACACCAGGCAGGAAGTACCAGCATTATGCTAATATAAAGCCCAGCATTTTGAGTGGTTTCAATATGCAGAAAATGTTCCACTGGATAGAGGAACACAAGAAACATATGATTTTACACAGGCGTGCTCgttag
- the LOC137972051 gene encoding ATP-dependent DNA helicase RecQ-like: protein MSATTEECWQKAFKAVREQFEIDNLLPEQENALREFLGGQNIFVNLPTGYGKSLIFQCLPIAADALFEKPRGSSVLVVISPLRSLMEDQIRHVNNMGVPAIAITDEEDVEIIQQVMNGNYVLVYGSPECLLSTESWRSIFDCQSFKEMLIGVAIDEAHCITQWGLSGSKKVPFRKWYGCLGELRSLIPTATRLVILTATATKATKGEILNTLHLSGEDIKFIEQSPDRPNIKYCAQYLDKNEPLEASFSTLIEELKTMRGNTPRTLIYCQTRKQCSVLFRMFEVFLGHGIFQGTIKPQNRIVEMYHAGTSSRVKDHIVDNMASDEGHLRVLISTIAFGMGVNCKKVRRVIHFGPSKSMEMYVQESGRAGRDGLPSTCVLLHNGLLSAHCDKDMKHYVSTSECRRKVLINHFGFEHDSVNHAQSGVHQHTCCDICAEMCKCGSGNCPDLWTPHKDTDNIPELADGESVSDTTRQRRVVSSAARKMLQNKLLEYHKGLSNQVDVDSMVTCPNVLLEFNSFHINQIVRNCHSIFSLRDVSEVVEIWRQKYAVAILNILSDIFGDIDTTTELPAVEDEAIHEHDSILSEWGQLRDDSSLNLMLNTRDLENCGSFSDVLDDQDDSHNLELHSENSECLN from the exons ATGTCAGCAACTACAGAAGAATGTTGGCAAAAAGCGTTCAAAGCCGTGAGAGAGCAGTTTGAAATCGATAATCTTCTACCTGAACAGGAAAACGCGCTTCGCGAATTTCTTGGAggtcaaaatatttttgtaaatttgccGACAGGCTACggcaaatctttgattttccAGTGCCTTCCGATCGCTGCGGATGCTCTGTTCGAAAAGCCTCGTGGTTCCAGTGTTCTCGTCGTCATATCGCCGTTGCGATCGCTGATGGAAGACCAGATTCGGCATGTAAACAACATGGGAGTGCCAGCGATCGCGATTACTGACGAAGAGGACGTCGAAATAATCCAGCAGGTGATGAACGGCAATTATGTGCTTGTTTATGGCTCTCCAGAGTGCTTGCTCTCGACTGAATCTTGGAGAAGTATTTTCGATTGTCAAAGTTTCAAGGAGATGTTGATCGGAGTGGCTATTGATGAGGCCCACTGTATTACACAATG GGGGTTGTCTGGATCGAAAAAGGTGCCATTTAGAAAATGGTATGGATGTCTGGGGGAACTCAGGTCCCTGATTCCAACAGCAACCAGGTTGGTAATATTGACAGCAACTGCAACCAAGGCTACAAAAGGGGAAATATTAAATACCCTGCATTTGTCAGGAGAGGATATAAAGTTTATTGAACAAAGTCCAGACCGTCCAAACATAAAGTACTGCGCACAGTATCTTGACAAAAATGAACCACTTGAGGCTTCATTTTCAACTCTAATTGAAGAATTGAAAACTATGCGTGGAAATACTCCAAGAACTTTGATTTACTGTCAGACAAGGAAACAGTGTTCTGTTTTATTTCGCATGTTTGAAGTTTTCCTTGGACATGGCATCTTTCAAGGAACCATCAAACCACAAAATAGGATTGTTGAAATGTACCATGCTGGTACCTCATCACGAGTAAAAGACCACATTGTTGACAATATGGCCAGCGATGAGGGACACCTTCGAGTACTCATTTCAACAATTGCATTTGGAATGGGAGTCAATTGTAAAAAGGTTAGACGCGTAATACATTTTGGTCCCTCCAAATCAATGGAGATGTATGTTCAGGAGAGTGGACGTGCTGGGAGAGATGGGCTGCCAAGCACTTGTGTGCTTTTACACAATGGTTTGCTGTCTGCACACTGTGATAAAGACATGAAACATTATGTAAGTACCAGTGAATGTCGTCGAAAGGTACTGATTAACCATTTTGGGTTTGAACATGATAGTGTTAACCATGCCCAGTCTGGTGTTCATCAACACACATGTTGTGACATCTGTGCTGAAATGTGCAAGTGTGGAAGTGGCAACTGTCCTGATTTATGGACCCCCCACAAAGACACAGACAACATTCCAGAACTAGCAGATGGTGAGTCCGTCAGTGATACAACCAGACAGAGAAGAGTGGTTTCTTCTGCAGCAAGgaaaatgttgcaaaataagCTCCTAGAATACCACAAAGGATTGTCTAATCAGGTTGATGTCGACTCAATGGTCACATGCCCAAATGTTTTGCTTGAGTTTAACTCCTTTCACATCAATCAAATTGTACGAAATTGCCACTCGATTTTCAGCTTAAGGGACGTGTCTGAGGTTGTTGAAATTTGGAGACAGAAGTATGCTGTTGCCATTCTTAATATACTTAGTGACATTTTTGGAGACATTGACACAACTACAGAACTTCCAGCTGTAGAAGATGAAGCTATTCATGAACATGATTCCATCCTGTCTGAATGGGGACAATTGCGGGATGATTCATCGCTGAATCTTATGCTTAACACTCGTGATTTGGAGAACTGTGGTTCTTTCTCTGACGTATTAGATGACCAAGATGATTCACATAATTTGGAATTGCATTCTGAGAATTCTGAATGTTTAAACTAG